In the genome of Olsenella profusa DSM 13989, one region contains:
- a CDS encoding IS30 family transposase — protein sequence MRRHLRRRGRGTRGEGPETRGRVRASHTVEERPGEADARSRPGDWEDDTVVGPGPACLPAPADRASRLPLARRCRHDSGSVCRAEVALLRGRPLETVTPDRGKGSAGHADVTKALAGVQSCSCDPHHPWQRPTVEDANGPLRELFPKGTDFGRVTDEGVRHAVDLVDDRPRRVLKYRTANEVYREMLHSA from the coding sequence GTGCGGCGCCACCTGCGCAGGAGGGGGAGGGGGACCCGCGGGGAGGGGCCCGAGACGAGGGGCAGGGTCAGGGCCTCGCACACCGTGGAGGAGAGGCCCGGGGAGGCCGATGCGAGGTCGCGCCCCGGGGACTGGGAGGACGACACGGTCGTCGGCCCGGGGCCGGCATGCCTGCCCGCGCCCGCCGACAGGGCGTCGAGGCTGCCCCTCGCGAGGAGATGCCGGCATGACAGCGGCAGCGTCTGCAGGGCCGAGGTCGCGCTGCTCAGGGGACGCCCGCTCGAGACGGTCACCCCGGACAGGGGCAAGGGGTCCGCGGGGCACGCGGATGTCACAAAGGCCCTTGCAGGTGTGCAGTCCTGCTCCTGCGACCCCCACCATCCCTGGCAGAGGCCGACGGTGGAGGACGCCAACGGGCCCCTGCGGGAGCTCTTCCCCAAGGGCACCGACTTCGGCAGGGTCACGGACGAGGGGGTGCGGCATGCGGTGGACCTGGTCGACGACAGGCCGAGGAGGGTCCTGAAATACAGGACAGCCAACGAGGTCTACAGGGAGATGTTGCACTCAGCTTGA
- a CDS encoding PoNe immunity protein domain-containing protein, which yields MVRDWNRDEAYFDHFIETTEYYADMERGKLERGEVREDRVGAVSRDLVRDMLHATMASYSRGDPMPEVARRGRLALDEFSRWGLALSLADLWLVSLAALVHDGPAEMARLRGALWDRDAHDWAFDLLLGDDPASIAGEPERHYHYLRAVFDAPEGERPAEMARRLSRWYSSKRSYYWWGFHRKVDRCLYFGYWALEYAALARRLRVDDSALEGRRYYPYELAHWLDGGEGE from the coding sequence ATGGTCAGGGACTGGAACAGGGACGAGGCGTACTTCGACCACTTCATCGAGACGACCGAGTACTACGCCGACATGGAGAGGGGAAAGCTCGAGCGCGGCGAGGTCCGCGAGGACCGCGTCGGGGCGGTGAGCAGGGATCTGGTGCGTGACATGCTTCATGCGACCATGGCCAGCTACTCGCGGGGCGACCCCATGCCCGAGGTGGCCCGCCGCGGCCGCCTCGCGCTCGACGAGTTCTCGCGCTGGGGGCTCGCCCTCAGCCTCGCCGACCTCTGGCTGGTCTCCCTGGCCGCCCTCGTCCACGACGGGCCGGCCGAGATGGCCCGCCTGAGGGGCGCCCTCTGGGACCGGGACGCGCACGACTGGGCGTTCGACCTCCTGCTGGGCGACGACCCCGCCTCCATAGCCGGCGAGCCCGAGAGGCACTACCACTACCTGCGCGCCGTCTTCGACGCCCCGGAGGGGGAGCGGCCCGCCGAGATGGCCAGGCGCCTCTCGCGCTGGTACAGCTCCAAGAGGAGCTACTACTGGTGGGGCTTCCACAGGAAGGTGGACCGCTGCCTCTACTTCGGCTACTGGGCGCTGGAGTACGCCGCGCTGGCACGGCGCCTGCGCGTCGACGACTCGGCGCTCGAGGGGAGGAGGTACTACCCCTACGAGCTGGCGCACTGGCTGGACGGCGGGGAGGGGGAGTAG
- a CDS encoding IS3 family transposase, whose product MEDGVYSLEQRTRAVELYIKYGFKATATIRELGYPSRAQLVGWYREWQDNGGALRGRNLERYSEGQRRAAVNHYLEHGRCNAYTRRELGYPGSTQKLREWIDELAPGERRTAEPRTFTLEEKQKAVTALVRRAGSAQQIADEVGSTRCTLYKWKRELLPEKEPPMPDTSNAVSNGASDAGAARAAPVTQTEIDALEARKAELEKELRQLELKRDILEGALEILGKGTGADPANELTNREKTLLIESLRPKWRLCELLSALDMARSSHQYQLSAIAAGDRDAGARELVCAVFNANDGAYGRRRIHDELEARGHVIGERRIGRIMAEEKLEAHGKAKPGKAYSSYKGEVSEHPGNKVCQDFEAGLPNFLWLTDVTQLSIPAGKLYLSPVLDCFDGAIVSWTTSTSPNAEMANSMLKAALATTTDEERRHLVIHSDCGCHYRWPEWISICEKAGIMRSMSRKGCSPDNSRMEGFFGTMKVEMLYGRDWAGVTLDELKERIDAYIERYNKTRIKRSLGSMSPLQYRQSLGLAA is encoded by the coding sequence TTGGAGGATGGCGTGTACTCCCTTGAGCAGAGGACAAGAGCGGTCGAGCTCTATATCAAGTATGGTTTTAAAGCCACGGCTACGATACGCGAGTTGGGATATCCAAGCCGGGCACAGCTTGTAGGATGGTATCGGGAATGGCAGGACAACGGAGGCGCGCTCAGGGGGCGCAACCTAGAACGCTACTCAGAAGGGCAAAGGCGGGCCGCCGTCAACCACTATCTGGAGCACGGCCGCTGCAACGCCTATACGAGACGCGAGCTGGGATACCCCGGAAGTACGCAAAAGCTCAGAGAGTGGATAGACGAGCTGGCACCTGGCGAGAGGCGGACAGCCGAGCCCAGGACGTTCACTCTCGAAGAGAAGCAGAAAGCCGTGACAGCGCTTGTCAGACGAGCCGGAAGCGCGCAACAGATCGCCGACGAGGTCGGCTCCACGCGTTGTACCCTCTACAAGTGGAAGCGAGAGCTATTGCCTGAGAAGGAGCCCCCGATGCCCGACACAAGCAACGCCGTCTCAAATGGCGCGTCCGACGCCGGAGCCGCCAGAGCGGCTCCCGTCACGCAGACAGAAATAGATGCCCTCGAGGCCAGGAAGGCCGAACTCGAGAAAGAGCTGCGCCAACTCGAGCTCAAGCGCGACATCCTGGAGGGCGCCCTCGAGATCCTGGGAAAAGGGACGGGCGCCGACCCGGCAAACGAGCTCACGAACAGGGAGAAGACTCTGCTGATTGAGTCGCTGCGCCCCAAATGGAGGCTGTGCGAGCTTCTCTCGGCGCTCGACATGGCCCGATCGAGCCACCAGTACCAACTCTCGGCCATCGCCGCCGGGGACAGGGACGCCGGGGCGCGGGAGCTGGTCTGCGCCGTCTTCAACGCCAACGACGGCGCCTACGGAAGGCGCCGCATCCACGACGAGCTCGAGGCACGAGGACATGTCATCGGCGAGCGCAGGATAGGGCGAATAATGGCTGAGGAGAAGCTCGAGGCGCACGGCAAGGCAAAGCCCGGGAAGGCCTACAGCTCCTACAAGGGCGAGGTCTCGGAACACCCCGGCAACAAGGTCTGCCAGGACTTCGAAGCCGGACTTCCCAACTTCCTATGGCTCACCGACGTCACGCAGCTCTCGATACCGGCCGGCAAGCTCTATCTGAGCCCGGTTTTGGACTGCTTCGACGGCGCCATCGTAAGCTGGACGACCTCGACCTCGCCCAACGCCGAGATGGCCAACTCCATGCTCAAGGCGGCTTTGGCCACTACGACAGACGAGGAGCGCCGCCATCTCGTGATCCATTCGGACTGCGGCTGCCACTACCGCTGGCCCGAGTGGATCTCCATCTGCGAGAAGGCCGGCATCATGCGCTCCATGTCGCGCAAGGGGTGCAGCCCTGACAACTCCCGCATGGAGGGCTTTTTCGGCACCATGAAGGTCGAGATGCTCTATGGCAGGGACTGGGCGGGCGTCACGTTGGATGAGCTCAAGGAGAGGATAGACGCCTATATAGAGCGTTACAACAAGACGAGGATCAAGCGCTCGCTGGGCTCGATGAGCCCCCTACAATACAGGCAGAGCTTGGGCCTCGCAGCCTAG
- a CDS encoding ATP-binding protein: MQPGSRQRSEAEGLLRACARALFISCDSIDAFLGRATPGQLAACTSLLEDELSHRERAKRGRLLRQAGFPVPETLGGFDWPNVRLPDGWGADEMRSLSFVDAAEDLVFFGKTGRGKSHASIGLGTAAVAAGTPVRSYQTARLVLALGKAKRDGTLDRVLADVAKARLVILGEFGHVPFDVDGARPPCQVISDSHECRSIVFTTNVEFSRWGTVLAGDELAAAIVDRVARHGRLVEFGGPSHRLENSLMLGKGGE; encoded by the coding sequence ATGCAGCCTGGCAGCAGGCAGAGGTCGGAGGCCGAGGGCCTCCTCCGCGCGTGCGCGCGTGCGCTCTTCATATCTTGCGACTCCATAGACGCGTTCCTCGGCAGGGCCACCCCGGGCCAGCTCGCCGCCTGCACGTCGCTGCTCGAGGACGAGCTGTCGCACAGGGAGCGCGCCAAGCGCGGGCGGCTCCTCAGGCAGGCGGGGTTCCCCGTCCCCGAGACGCTCGGGGGCTTCGACTGGCCCAACGTCAGGCTCCCAGACGGCTGGGGCGCCGACGAGATGCGCAGCCTCTCGTTCGTGGACGCAGCGGAGGACCTCGTGTTCTTCGGGAAGACGGGCAGGGGCAAGTCGCATGCCTCGATAGGCCTTGGCACGGCCGCCGTGGCCGCCGGCACCCCCGTGCGGTCCTACCAGACCGCGCGGCTGGTGCTCGCCCTCGGGAAGGCGAAGCGCGACGGCACGCTCGACAGGGTTCTCGCGGACGTCGCGAAGGCCCGGCTGGTGATCCTGGGCGAGTTCGGCCACGTGCCCTTCGACGTGGACGGCGCGCGGCCGCCCTGCCAGGTCATATCCGACAGCCACGAGTGCCGGAGCATCGTGTTCACCACCAACGTGGAGTTCTCCAGGTGGGGCACGGTCCTCGCGGGCGACGAGCTGGCCGCGGCGATCGTCGACAGGGTCGCGCGCCACGGCAGGCTCGTGGAGTTCGGCGGGCCCAGCCACAGGCTGGAGAACTCGCTGATGCTCGGGAAGGGAGGCGAGTGA